Proteins from a single region of Bacillota bacterium:
- the trxB gene encoding thioredoxin-disulfide reductase: MEDYDLYDLIIVGGGPAGLSAAIYGGRARLRTLVLERGAIGGLAITTFHIDNYPGFPESIAGPDLMQRMEEQARKFGAEIEQADITGLEGPGGLGGPGGSELDGSFAVITSGGKRIARAVIVATGTEPMKLGVPGEEEFRGRGVSYCATCDGAFFRDKHVIVVGGGDSAIEEAIFLTRFASAVTVVHRRDALRATKVVQERAFANPKIAFEWSHVVGEITGENRVEGVRLRSTKTGEVKELPADGVFIYVGSRPNTGFLMGGPGGDNPGPAQVGLQPQVKLDERGYIITDEAMRTNVPGLFAAGDVRQKGLRQIVTAVSDGAIAAVEAEKYIDALA, from the coding sequence TTGGAAGACTACGACTTATACGACTTAATAATTGTCGGTGGTGGGCCTGCAGGGCTTTCCGCGGCTATTTACGGCGGGCGGGCGCGGCTCAGGACGCTTGTCTTGGAGCGGGGTGCCATCGGGGGGTTGGCCATCACGACGTTTCATATAGATAATTACCCGGGTTTCCCGGAGAGCATAGCCGGGCCGGACCTCATGCAGCGCATGGAGGAACAGGCGAGGAAGTTTGGGGCCGAAATCGAGCAGGCTGATATAACGGGACTCGAGGGGCCAGGTGGACTTGGTGGGCCGGGCGGGTCAGAGCTGGACGGGTCTTTCGCCGTCATAACCTCGGGTGGCAAGCGGATAGCGAGGGCCGTTATCGTCGCTACCGGGACCGAACCGATGAAACTGGGGGTGCCCGGCGAGGAAGAATTCAGGGGGCGTGGGGTATCGTACTGCGCCACTTGCGATGGAGCGTTTTTCCGGGACAAGCATGTCATCGTGGTGGGTGGCGGCGATTCGGCTATAGAGGAGGCCATATTCCTTACGCGATTCGCGAGCGCGGTGACCGTGGTCCACAGGCGCGATGCCCTCAGGGCGACCAAGGTCGTCCAGGAGCGGGCTTTCGCGAATCCCAAGATAGCCTTTGAATGGAGCCATGTTGTCGGGGAGATCACCGGGGAGAACCGGGTGGAGGGGGTTCGCCTGCGCAGCACAAAGACCGGCGAGGTCAAGGAGCTCCCGGCCGATGGGGTGTTCATATATGTCGGGAGTCGCCCGAATACCGGCTTTCTTATGGGGGGACCCGGTGGTGACAACCCCGGCCCAGCGCAGGTCGGGCTGCAGCCCCAGGTTAAGCTCGACGAGCGCGGTTATATAATCACGGACGAAGCCATGAGGACCAATGTGCCCGGGCTTTTTGCCGCCGGCGATGTCCGGCAAAAGGGGCTCAGGCAGATCGTCACGGCTGTTTCGGATGGAGCGATCGCGGCGGTCGAGGCCGAGAAGTATATAGATGCGCTCGCATAG
- a CDS encoding IS630 family transposase: protein MSLLVGLDIQSGVIHGLVRERHRSREFIELLEKIDTYYPQDWIIKVICDNHSAHISKETRAYLKGHQGRFEFVFTPKHASWLNIIEVLFSKMSRTVLRSIRADSVEEFCRRIETYWAQLNEEPVVFRWRYEVGQVDEDLSAIG from the coding sequence GTGTCTCTTTTAGTTGGGCTTGACATTCAGAGTGGTGTAATCCACGGTCTTGTCAGGGAGCGCCACCGGAGCAGAGAATTCATCGAGCTTCTGGAGAAGATTGATACATACTATCCCCAAGATTGGATCATCAAGGTTATTTGCGACAATCACTCTGCTCACATCTCCAAGGAAACCCGGGCCTATCTCAAAGGACACCAGGGACGCTTTGAGTTTGTTTTCACTCCTAAACATGCTTCCTGGTTGAACATCATAGAAGTGCTCTTTAGCAAGATGTCACGCACGGTCCTACGGAGCATCAGAGCAGATTCTGTTGAAGAATTCTGCAGACGGATTGAAACCTATTGGGCTCAACTAAATGAAGAACCTGTGGTATTCCGTTGGCGTTACGAGGTTGGACAGGTTGATGAAGACCTATCTGCCATAGGATAG
- a CDS encoding DUF4277 domain-containing protein: MPPSIRIKALVINILAGKTPLYNVERFFKFQDTENLLGQGVTHEDLNDDCLARALDMLFEANPKKVTSTIMLNALTIEDILLTRIHADTTSISVYGEYRHNRDGPRKTKLWNWKQSIGFSQSSGHSASLR, encoded by the coding sequence CTGCCTCCATCTATACGTATTAAGGCTCTTGTGATAAACATCCTTGCCGGCAAAACGCCACTCTACAACGTTGAACGGTTCTTCAAGTTCCAGGATACGGAGAATCTCCTGGGTCAAGGAGTTACTCATGAAGACTTAAATGATGATTGTCTTGCCAGGGCTTTGGATATGCTTTTTGAAGCTAATCCCAAGAAGGTTACCTCAACCATCATGTTAAACGCTCTGACCATAGAGGACATTCTGCTGACCCGGATTCACGCAGACACAACCTCCATTTCCGTCTATGGCGAATACCGACATAACAGGGACGGCCCAAGAAAGACGAAGTTGTGGAACTGGAAACAGTCTATAGGATTCAGCCAGTCATCGGGGCACTCAGCGAGTCTGCGGTAA
- a CDS encoding transposase: protein MLITNDLQMKPPDVLREYKEQIGVETTFKFLKDPTYLDAIYLKKESRIEALAYVLLLALLIHRILQRRVRKALETEGSHMVVAGGVKTTAPTGNRILELLA, encoded by the coding sequence GTGCTGATAACGAATGATTTGCAAATGAAGCCTCCTGATGTGTTACGGGAGTATAAGGAGCAGATAGGGGTAGAAACAACTTTTAAATTCCTGAAGGATCCGACATATCTTGATGCGATTTATCTGAAGAAGGAGAGCAGGATAGAGGCGCTGGCATATGTTCTACTCTTGGCGCTTTTGATACACCGGATATTGCAACGAAGGGTACGGAAGGCCTTAGAAACTGAGGGCAGCCACATGGTGGTAGCTGGGGGAGTGAAGACCACGGCCCCCACCGGGAATCGGATACTGGAGCTCCTGGC
- a CDS encoding D-alanyl-D-alanine carboxypeptidase, translated as MFIPRRSLVVLLALLLISVTTICLIFISLVRSLIGPDFSIRTIARRYSQTRSYPEVVYVPNYTSGPYISAASAILMESRTGTVLYAKNEHQRRPPASTTKIMTAILAIEHGDLDSIVTVSKRAASIGGSSLWLRPGDKIRLEDLLKGVMLRSGNDGCTAIAEHIAGSEEAFVEMMNVKAQKLGAWHTQFRNPHGLHHPAHYSSAFDLALMARYGLKYPKFAEIVRTREAEIELGDKERKEKRMLANTNSLLWSFDGADGVKTGTTSAAGYCLVASATRKGCQFISVVLNSAARWSDSARLLEYAFNEFDVVPIVRAGKLVVETPVEKGMKHDVPLLAARDLDVIIRKNERSLLQQKVILDENIEAPVRKGSVVGRLAVIYDADEIAWVDLIAGEGVARRTPLRVFLEYIKSRFRNHAPRAPGARTSEIPRLGNGGPPGWAAGRIPAITYLPTTPSHNSLEHLRVTSWTHSQVDVLLSRPPPPPGGCGE; from the coding sequence ATGTTCATACCCAGGCGCTCCCTGGTGGTCCTGCTCGCCTTGTTGCTCATCTCTGTGACTACCATTTGCCTTATCTTCATATCGCTTGTGCGCAGTCTTATCGGGCCGGATTTCTCGATAAGGACCATCGCCAGGAGATATTCCCAAACCCGCAGCTACCCCGAGGTTGTATATGTGCCGAATTATACTTCCGGGCCCTACATTTCCGCCGCTTCGGCGATCCTGATGGAAAGTAGGACGGGGACGGTCCTGTACGCCAAGAATGAGCACCAGCGGCGCCCCCCTGCAAGTACCACGAAGATTATGACGGCGATTCTAGCCATAGAGCACGGTGATCTGGATTCTATTGTGACGGTTAGCAAGCGCGCGGCGAGCATCGGAGGGTCATCCCTTTGGCTTAGACCCGGAGATAAGATCCGCCTTGAGGATCTCCTGAAGGGCGTCATGTTGAGGTCGGGCAATGATGGGTGTACCGCCATTGCTGAGCACATAGCTGGCTCAGAGGAAGCCTTCGTGGAGATGATGAACGTCAAGGCCCAGAAGCTTGGAGCCTGGCACACCCAGTTTCGGAACCCTCATGGTCTCCACCATCCCGCGCACTATTCGAGCGCGTTTGACCTTGCCTTGATGGCGCGATATGGTCTTAAATACCCCAAGTTCGCGGAGATCGTCCGGACCAGAGAGGCCGAGATCGAGCTGGGCGACAAGGAGCGGAAGGAGAAGAGGATGCTTGCAAATACAAACAGCCTCCTGTGGAGCTTCGATGGCGCTGATGGTGTAAAGACGGGGACAACCTCTGCTGCCGGATACTGCCTCGTGGCTTCCGCTACGCGTAAGGGGTGCCAATTCATATCGGTCGTGCTCAACAGCGCCGCGCGGTGGAGCGATTCTGCGCGGCTCCTTGAATACGCGTTCAATGAATTCGACGTTGTTCCGATCGTGAGGGCCGGTAAGTTGGTGGTCGAGACCCCTGTGGAGAAGGGGATGAAGCATGATGTTCCACTGCTTGCGGCGCGGGACCTCGATGTAATTATACGGAAGAATGAACGCAGTCTCCTGCAGCAGAAGGTCATACTGGATGAGAACATCGAGGCCCCGGTGCGAAAGGGGAGCGTGGTCGGGCGCCTTGCAGTGATCTACGATGCTGACGAGATCGCATGGGTGGACCTTATCGCGGGAGAGGGCGTCGCCAGGAGGACGCCTTTAAGGGTGTTCCTGGAATATATAAAATCGCGATTCAGGAATCACGCACCGAGGGCACCTGGAGCGAGGACATCTGAGATCCCTAGGCTGGGGAATGGCGGGCCGCCGGGATGGGCTGCCGGCCGTATCCCAGCCATAACATATCTTCCAACAACACCATCGCACAATTCCCTGGAACATCTTCGCGTAACCTCCTGGACTCATTCTCAGGTGGACGTGCTTCTCTCCCGCCCACCCCCACCACCCGGCGGATGCGGTGAATAG